Proteins from a genomic interval of bacterium BMS3Abin14:
- the ydjZ_1 gene encoding TVP38/TMEM64 family inner membrane protein YdjZ translates to MTGENTGRQIENTGKADGTVPITENRIHRHILFGSLLIIAFSLVYLVLHRTGTLSLFRDIEKLRAAIESSGALGPLLIIGFFIIAVVINPLPSAPIALAAGFAYGHIWGTVYVIIGSVTGAFIAFLIARLAGRDLLNRWFGEKLKVGLLGSQMGLMGMIVVFRLLPFISFDIVSYAAGVTKITWWRFLLATTVGIIPVSFLLAHFGSEMGSGNQARIGLTVLLLGFVTVIPIAVKVILNKKQKGR, encoded by the coding sequence ATGACAGGTGAGAACACCGGGCGACAGATTGAGAATACCGGAAAGGCGGATGGAACGGTTCCGATTACTGAGAATCGAATACACCGCCACATACTGTTTGGATCGCTGCTTATAATCGCCTTCTCTCTGGTTTATCTTGTCCTCCATCGGACCGGCACCCTTTCTCTTTTCAGGGATATTGAAAAGCTCCGGGCGGCTATCGAAAGTTCGGGAGCCCTGGGTCCTCTGTTGATAATCGGTTTTTTCATAATTGCCGTAGTGATCAACCCTCTGCCCAGCGCTCCCATTGCTCTGGCTGCGGGTTTTGCCTATGGACACATCTGGGGAACGGTCTATGTCATCATAGGATCGGTTACCGGCGCCTTCATTGCCTTTCTCATCGCCAGGCTCGCAGGCCGCGACCTCCTCAACAGATGGTTCGGGGAAAAGCTGAAGGTAGGGCTTCTGGGTTCCCAGATGGGGCTCATGGGGATGATCGTGGTGTTCCGCCTGCTGCCGTTCATATCCTTCGACATCGTCAGTTATGCGGCGGGGGTTACGAAGATCACCTGGTGGCGGTTCCTGCTCGCCACCACCGTGGGCATTATCCCTGTCAGTTTCCTTCTGGCCCATTTCGGCAGCGAGATGGGTTCAGGAAACCAGGCCCGCATCGGTCTTACAGTGCTGCTCCTCGGGTTCGTGACCGTAATCCCCATCGCGGTAAAAGTGATTTTGAACAAAAAACAGAAAGGGAGGTAA
- the iscS_1 gene encoding cysteine desulfurase yields MGSAILDRLDGVAASTGSACHASETALSPVQKAMGISEETGLGAVRFSLGRMTTRDEILEVVERLKHV; encoded by the coding sequence ATGGGAAGTGCGATCCTGGATCGCCTGGATGGGGTCGCTGCATCAACCGGATCCGCCTGCCACGCCAGCGAAACAGCTCTGTCTCCTGTCCAAAAGGCTATGGGGATTTCTGAAGAGACGGGACTGGGTGCGGTGAGGTTCAGCCTGGGAAGGATGACGACAAGGGATGAAATCCTGGAGGTCGTTGAGCGGCTTAAACATGTTTAA
- a CDS encoding cytochrome c, producing MTGKKSRRTLWWGLGLLILGIAGICLYGAGSRHMASFSGWGAGGTYDKGSYASNGERIYYLGIDGDGQRIRFRRGPHWLRMRGGACVNCHGPEGKGGLPVMMGTHIPGDIRYSALISGKHHGEAGDEQKSEEQAYTDEGIKKAIREGIEPSGESLDRTMPRWDISDKDMNDLLEYLKKLG from the coding sequence ATGACCGGCAAAAAATCCCGTCGGACCCTGTGGTGGGGTCTGGGTCTGCTGATCCTGGGAATAGCCGGGATCTGCCTGTACGGCGCCGGAAGCAGGCACATGGCTTCTTTTTCCGGCTGGGGGGCAGGTGGAACCTATGACAAAGGTTCCTACGCTTCCAACGGTGAACGTATCTACTACCTCGGCATCGACGGCGATGGACAGAGGATCCGTTTCCGGAGAGGTCCCCACTGGCTCCGCATGAGGGGGGGGGCCTGCGTCAACTGCCACGGCCCCGAAGGCAAGGGCGGCCTGCCGGTGATGATGGGGACGCACATACCGGGCGACATCCGCTATTCGGCCCTTATTTCAGGAAAACATCACGGTGAGGCAGGGGACGAACAGAAGAGTGAAGAACAGGCCTACACCGACGAGGGCATTAAAAAAGCCATCAGGGAGGGCATCGAACCCTCCGGGGAGTCCCTGGACCGGACCATGCCCAGGTGGGATATCTCGGACAAGGACATGAACGATCTGCTGGAGTATCTCAAGAAGCTGGGCTGA
- the mdeA_1 gene encoding methionine gamma-lyase encodes MKKKYDLSTRCVHTGEGKNAEGAPHTPIYNTTTFGFESTADLLDVVEGRKEGNLYTRYGLNPTIRNLEEKLASLENTEAALVFASGMAAEAALFFAHGRNGIVCLGNAYGGTLELLTEQLPLLGINTYMLMGEEIGQLEDILKKKPGLVFFETPTNPTMEIFDIREISELSHSYGAIVAVDNTFASPVNQQVIELGADIAVHSATKYLGGHSDITGGVVMCSGELMEPIAPWRKNLGQMMAPETAALLARSLRTLPIRVQRQNSTAFAVAGALRKHPGINRVLYPGLEDFPQHELASSQMSGYGGMLTIEVAGSSEDATRLVDNLELFTIAPSLGGAESLVTQPMTTTHHGLSPEERSQRGITDSMIRLSIGMEAKEDLIEDLIGALENL; translated from the coding sequence ATGAAGAAAAAATACGACCTTTCAACCCGATGTGTCCACACCGGGGAGGGAAAAAACGCAGAAGGCGCCCCTCACACCCCGATCTACAACACGACAACCTTCGGTTTCGAATCCACAGCCGACCTTCTCGACGTAGTGGAAGGCAGGAAAGAGGGAAATCTATACACCCGGTACGGCCTCAACCCGACGATCCGGAACCTCGAAGAGAAACTGGCAAGCCTGGAAAATACCGAAGCCGCCCTCGTCTTCGCTTCGGGGATGGCTGCTGAGGCGGCTCTCTTTTTCGCCCATGGCCGGAACGGGATAGTCTGCCTGGGAAACGCCTACGGTGGAACACTGGAACTTCTCACCGAACAGCTTCCCCTCCTGGGAATAAACACCTACATGCTCATGGGAGAAGAGATCGGCCAACTTGAAGATATACTGAAAAAGAAACCCGGGCTCGTGTTTTTCGAAACTCCCACGAACCCCACCATGGAGATATTCGACATCCGGGAGATATCGGAACTGTCCCATTCATATGGGGCAATCGTGGCGGTGGACAACACATTTGCCTCGCCGGTCAACCAGCAGGTAATTGAACTGGGTGCGGACATTGCGGTCCACAGCGCCACCAAGTACCTGGGGGGACACAGTGATATCACCGGCGGTGTCGTAATGTGTTCCGGGGAACTCATGGAACCGATCGCTCCGTGGCGGAAGAACCTGGGCCAGATGATGGCTCCCGAAACCGCGGCCCTTCTCGCGAGAAGCTTAAGAACATTGCCCATCCGCGTCCAGAGGCAGAACAGCACCGCCTTCGCGGTAGCCGGGGCGCTGAGGAAACATCCCGGGATAAACCGCGTCCTTTATCCTGGCCTGGAGGATTTTCCACAGCATGAACTCGCAAGTTCCCAGATGTCGGGATATGGCGGGATGCTTACAATCGAGGTAGCCGGTTCCAGTGAGGATGCAACGAGACTTGTGGACAACCTTGAACTTTTTACCATCGCACCGAGCCTCGGTGGCGCGGAGAGCCTGGTCACCCAGCCGATGACCACAACCCACCACGGACTATCACCGGAGGAACGGTCGCAAAGAGGGATCACCGATTCCATGATCCGACTCTCCATAGGAATGGAGGCGAAAGAGGACCTTATCGAAGATTTAATCGGTGCGCTGGAAAACCTTTAA